A single region of the Bacteroidales bacterium genome encodes:
- a CDS encoding cation:proton antiporter subunit C, with the protein MEYIIISTGFALMLLGLWGILSQKNLIKIVLGFTIFDTGINIVMVSIGYVRGKAAPILDVIKPSEAADKIVDPVPQALVLTAIVIGLGVSALMLVYVLKLHHEKNSLDINSFKDLKW; encoded by the coding sequence ATGGAATATATAATTATTTCAACAGGATTTGCTCTAATGCTATTGGGTCTCTGGGGAATATTAAGTCAAAAGAATCTGATCAAAATCGTTCTGGGCTTTACTATTTTCGATACGGGAATTAATATCGTTATGGTGAGTATCGGATATGTGCGAGGAAAAGCCGCTCCGATTTTAGATGTAATTAAGCCTTCAGAAGCAGCTGATAAAATAGTGGACCCGGTACCTCAAGCCTTGGTGCTTACTGCTATTGTTATTGGTTTAGGAGTTTCTGCTCTAATGTTAGTTTATGTGCTTAAACTACATCACGAAAAAAATTCATTGGATATCAACAGTTTTAAAGATTTAAAATGGTAG
- a CDS encoding DUF4040 domain-containing protein — protein sequence MFIAIAIVLGVASLIGGYIAIHHEKLPVAIIASGLVSLFASVIFLLLAAPDVAMTEASIGSGLTTLIFFYVLNKIRQRND from the coding sequence ATGTTTATTGCAATAGCTATAGTTTTAGGAGTGGCTAGTTTGATTGGCGGTTATATTGCCATCCACCACGAAAAATTGCCGGTTGCTATTATTGCCTCCGGATTGGTTAGTTTATTCGCTTCTGTTATTTTTCTTCTTTTAGCAGCTCCCGATGTTGCTATGACTGAAGCTTCGATAGGTAGTGGTTTAACCACTTTAATATTCTTTTATGTGTTAAATAAAATCAGACAAAGAAATGATTAA
- a CDS encoding Na+/H+ antiporter subunit G gives MDNNLMEIFGGAVAIAGSIFLLLGSIGLIRMPDVYNRIQAGTKASTLGTMLSLVGLFFIFPGWFGKFMVLILFVLITNPVSSHTLARAAYYIKIPLTKISKVDKLKEHQEIDESRRAYLRKVKINKKGE, from the coding sequence ATGGATAATAATTTGATGGAAATATTCGGTGGAGCAGTAGCTATCGCAGGTTCGATTTTCCTTTTATTAGGATCAATCGGATTAATTCGTATGCCAGATGTTTACAACCGTATTCAAGCCGGAACCAAAGCCAGTACATTGGGGACAATGTTATCGCTGGTAGGTTTATTTTTCATTTTCCCCGGTTGGTTTGGCAAATTTATGGTGTTGATACTTTTTGTTCTAATTACCAACCCTGTTTCTTCTCATACATTGGCTAGAGCGGCTTATTATATTAAGATACCGCTTACGAAAATTTCGAAAGTTGATAAATTGAAAGAGCATCAGGAAATTGATGAATCGCGCAGAGCGTATCTTCGTAAAGTAAAAATTAATAAAAAAGGAGAGTAA